One window of the Acinonyx jubatus isolate Ajub_Pintada_27869175 chromosome A2, VMU_Ajub_asm_v1.0, whole genome shotgun sequence genome contains the following:
- the DPP9 gene encoding dipeptidyl peptidase 9 isoform X6, which translates to MRKVKKLRLDHDHTEGWRSLSLNSEGTERMATGAPASERGDAVGTEDPASRFQVQKHSWDGLRNIIHGSRKNSGLIVNKAPHDFQFVQKTDESGPHSHRLYYLGMPYGSRENSLLYSEIPRKVRKEALLLLSWKQMLDHFQATPHHGVYSREEELLRERKRLGVFGITSYDFHSESGLFLFQASNSLFHCRDGGKNGFMVSPMKPLEIKTQCTGPRMDPKICPADPAFFSFINNNDLWVANIETGEERRLTFCHRGSPSVLDDPRSAGVATFVIQEEFDRFTGYWWCPAASGEGPEGCKTLRILYEEVDESEVEIIHVPSPALEERKTDSYRYPRTGSKNPKIALKLAEFQTDSQGKIVATQEKELAQPFSTLFPRVEYIARAGWTRDGK; encoded by the exons ATGCGGAAGGTTAAGAAGCTCCGCCTGGATCACGACCACACAGAAGGTTGGAGAAG CTTGTCGCTGAATTctgaggggacagagaggatgGCCACTGGGGCGCCAGCGTCTGAGCGGGGTGACGCGGTCGGGACGGAGGACCCGGCCTCCCGCTTCCAGGTGCAGAAACACTCGTGGGACGGGCTCCGGAACATCATCCACGGCAGCCGCAAGAACTCGGGCCTCATCGTCAACAAGGCTCCACACGACTTCCAGTTCGTGCAGAAGACAGACGAGTCGGGCCCCCACTCCCACCGCCTCTACTACCTGG gGATGCCTTATGGCAGCCGCGAGAACTCCCTCCTCTACTCAGAGATCCCCAGGAAGGTCCGGAAGGAGGCTCTGTTGCTCCTGTCCTGGAAGCAGATGCTGGATCACTTCCAG GCCACTCCCCACCACGGAGTCTACTCTCGGGAGGAAGAGCTCCTTCGGGAACGGAAGCGCCTGGGGGTCTTTGGCATCACCTCCTACGACTTCCACAGCGAGAGCggcctcttcctcttccaggcCAGCAACAGCCTCTTCCACTGTCGGGACGGGGGCAAGAACGGCTTCATG GTGTCCCCCATGAAGCCCCTGGAAATCAAGACCCAGTGCACCGGGCCCCGCATGGACCCCAAGATCTGCCCTGCCGACCCCGCCTTCTTCTCCTTCATCAACAACAATGACCTGTGGGTGGCCAACATTGAGACAGGCGAGGAACGGCGGCTGACCTTCTGCCATAGAG GCTCACCCAGTGTCCTCGATGACCCCAGGTCTGCGGGCGTGGCCACCTTCGTCATCCAGGAAGAATTCGACCGCTTCACCGGCTACTGGTGGTGCCCTGCCGCCTCCGGGGAGG gTCCGGAAGGCTGTAAGACGCTGCGGATCCTGTATGAGGAAGTTGACGAGTCTGAGGTGGAAATTATTCATGTGCCCTCCCCCGCGCTAGAAGAAAGGAAGACGGACTCCTACCGATACCCCAGGACAG GCAGCAAGAATCCCAAGATCGCCCTGAAGCTGGCCGAGTTTCAGACCGATAGTCAGGGCAAG ATCGTGGCAACCCAAGAGAAGGAGCTGGCACAACCCTTCAGCACGCTCTTCCCCAGGGTGGAGTACATCGCCAGGGCCGGGTGGACCCGGGACGGCAAATAG